Proteins encoded by one window of Arabidopsis thaliana chromosome 2, partial sequence:
- a CDS encoding Carbohydrate-binding X8 domain superfamily protein (Carbohydrate-binding X8 domain superfamily protein; FUNCTIONS IN: molecular_function unknown; INVOLVED IN: biological_process unknown; LOCATED IN: endomembrane system; EXPRESSED IN: inflorescence meristem, hypocotyl, root, flower; EXPRESSED DURING: petal differentiation and expansion stage; CONTAINS InterPro DOMAIN/s: X8 (InterPro:IPR012946); BEST Arabidopsis thaliana protein match is: Carbohydrate-binding X8 domain superfamily protein (TAIR:AT2G43670.1); Has 35333 Blast hits to 34131 proteins in 2444 species: Archae - 798; Bacteria - 22429; Metazoa - 974; Fungi - 991; Plants - 531; Viruses - 0; Other Eukaryotes - 9610 (source: NCBI BLink).) yields MPKAQIWFPFIILLCISSVGSFMRVNAQAPGQGSWCVAKPGTPIKQLVKNLNNVCSNSSVHCEVVSEGGACYDPINLYNSASVVMNLYYQNQGRQYSKCDFEGSGIISVTDPSYECCIYEFAK; encoded by the exons atgccTAAAGCACAAATATGGTTTCCTTTCATCATCTTGTTATGCATCTCATCAG TAGGAAGTTTCATGAGAGTCAATGCACAAGCACCG GGCCAAGGGAGTTGGTGTGTGGCTAAGCCTGGCACGCCGATCAAACAACTTGTAAAGAACTTAAACAACGTGTGTTCGAATTCGAGTGTCCATTGTGAGGTTGTATCGGAAGGAGGTGCCTGTTATGATCCGATTAATCTCTATAATTCAGCTTCTGTCGTCATGAATCTTTATTACCAAAATCAAGGAAGACAGTATTCGAAATGCGATTTCGAAGGCTCTGGTATAATTAGCGTAACTGATCCTA GTTATGAATGTTGCATATATGAATTTGCTAAGTAA
- a CDS encoding Carbohydrate-binding X8 domain superfamily protein (Carbohydrate-binding X8 domain superfamily protein; FUNCTIONS IN: molecular_function unknown; INVOLVED IN: biological_process unknown; LOCATED IN: endomembrane system; EXPRESSED IN: inflorescence meristem, hypocotyl, root, flower; EXPRESSED DURING: petal differentiation and expansion stage; CONTAINS InterPro DOMAIN/s: X8 (InterPro:IPR012946); BEST Arabidopsis thaliana protein match is: Carbohydrate-binding X8 domain superfamily protein (TAIR:AT2G43670.1); Has 1208 Blast hits to 1161 proteins in 31 species: Archae - 0; Bacteria - 0; Metazoa - 0; Fungi - 0; Plants - 1208; Viruses - 0; Other Eukaryotes - 0 (source: NCBI BLink).) has product MPKAQIWFPFIILLCISSGSFMRVNAQAPGQGSWCVAKPGTPIKQLVKNLNNVCSNSSVHCEVVSEGGACYDPINLYNSASVVMNLYYQNQGRQYSKCDFEGSGIISVTDPSYECCIYEFAK; this is encoded by the exons atgccTAAAGCACAAATATGGTTTCCTTTCATCATCTTGTTATGCATCTCATCAG GAAGTTTCATGAGAGTCAATGCACAAGCACCG GGCCAAGGGAGTTGGTGTGTGGCTAAGCCTGGCACGCCGATCAAACAACTTGTAAAGAACTTAAACAACGTGTGTTCGAATTCGAGTGTCCATTGTGAGGTTGTATCGGAAGGAGGTGCCTGTTATGATCCGATTAATCTCTATAATTCAGCTTCTGTCGTCATGAATCTTTATTACCAAAATCAAGGAAGACAGTATTCGAAATGCGATTTCGAAGGCTCTGGTATAATTAGCGTAACTGATCCTA GTTATGAATGTTGCATATATGAATTTGCTAAGTAA
- a CDS encoding Carbohydrate-binding X8 domain superfamily protein (Carbohydrate-binding X8 domain superfamily protein; FUNCTIONS IN: molecular_function unknown; INVOLVED IN: biological_process unknown; LOCATED IN: endomembrane system; EXPRESSED IN: shoot apex, hypocotyl, root, pedicel; EXPRESSED DURING: 4 anthesis; CONTAINS InterPro DOMAIN/s: X8 (InterPro:IPR012946); BEST Arabidopsis thaliana protein match is: Carbohydrate-binding X8 domain superfamily protein (TAIR:AT1G78520.1); Has 1380 Blast hits to 1333 proteins in 40 species: Archae - 0; Bacteria - 0; Metazoa - 0; Fungi - 7; Plants - 1373; Viruses - 0; Other Eukaryotes - 0 (source: NCBI BLink).) — MAKAQICLCFIIFLYLWPEGNFIKVTKADRSAGDWCVAKPSTDNERLQENINFACSKIDCQIISEGGACYLPDSIISRASVAMNLYYQAQGRHFWNCNFEGSGLIGITDPSYGSCIYQFRK, encoded by the exons ATGGCTAAAGCACAAATATGTctttgtttcatcattttcttatacCTCTGGCCAG AAGGAAATTTCATCAAAGTCACCAAGGCAGAT CGCTCGGCCGGAGATTGGTGCGTTGCTAAACCTTCTACGGATAACGAAAGGCttcaagaaaacataaacttcGCGTGTTCGAAAATCGATTGTCAGATTATCTCGGAAGGAGGTGCATGTTATTTACCAGATAGTATCATTAGTCGTGCTTCTGTTGCCATGAATCTTTATTACCAAGCTCAAGGAAGACATTTTTGGAACTGCAATTTTGAAGGCTCTGGTCTCATCGGCATAACTGATCCTa GCTATGGAAGTTGCATTTATCAATTTCGTAAGTAA